In Archangium lipolyticum, a single genomic region encodes these proteins:
- the purK gene encoding 5-(carboxyamino)imidazole ribonucleotide synthase produces the protein MNTKIVLPGGTIGILGGGQLGRMMALAARTLGYQVQALDPDPACSARFVVDQCYTADFGSAEEATRLARACDVVTLEIEKIPLTTLRAAAQHAPLRPGPHVLEVVQNRGRQRAWLAKHGFPQGPWKQADQQESLATAATELGGRCFVKSCEGGYDGRGQYLVKAASEAPEAWRELGQSPVVVEAALDLQAELSVLVARSPRGEVAVYPPAYNHHEERILDWSLLPGQVPPQVATQATEIARAMATALEVEGLLVVEMFLLKDGRLLVNELAPRPHNSFHATEVACLTSQFEQAVRAVCNLPLGSVEVVRHAAIVNLLGDLWLREGGPKFESVLAMPGVRLHLYGKREARKGRKMGHLSAVGTTPEEALARIKAARQALGA, from the coding sequence ATGAACACGAAGATCGTCCTGCCCGGTGGAACGATCGGCATCCTCGGCGGTGGGCAGCTGGGCCGGATGATGGCCCTGGCCGCGCGCACGCTCGGCTACCAGGTGCAGGCGTTGGATCCCGACCCCGCGTGCTCCGCCCGCTTCGTGGTGGACCAGTGCTACACGGCCGACTTCGGCAGCGCGGAGGAGGCCACCCGGCTCGCGCGCGCGTGCGACGTGGTGACGCTGGAGATCGAGAAGATCCCCCTCACCACCCTGCGCGCCGCCGCACAGCACGCACCGCTGCGGCCCGGCCCCCACGTCCTCGAGGTGGTGCAGAACCGTGGCCGGCAGCGGGCCTGGCTCGCGAAGCACGGCTTCCCCCAGGGACCGTGGAAGCAGGCGGACCAGCAGGAGTCCCTCGCCACGGCGGCGACGGAGCTGGGCGGGCGCTGCTTCGTGAAGTCCTGCGAGGGCGGCTATGACGGCCGGGGCCAGTACCTGGTGAAGGCCGCTTCCGAGGCCCCCGAGGCCTGGCGAGAGTTGGGCCAGAGCCCCGTGGTGGTGGAGGCCGCGCTGGACCTGCAGGCCGAGCTGTCCGTGCTGGTGGCGCGCTCCCCCCGGGGAGAAGTCGCGGTGTACCCGCCGGCCTACAACCACCACGAGGAGCGGATCCTCGACTGGTCCCTGCTGCCGGGACAGGTGCCGCCCCAGGTGGCCACCCAGGCGACGGAGATCGCCCGCGCCATGGCCACGGCGCTCGAGGTCGAGGGCCTGCTGGTGGTGGAGATGTTCCTCCTGAAGGACGGACGGCTGCTGGTGAACGAGCTGGCGCCGCGCCCGCACAACAGCTTCCACGCCACCGAGGTGGCGTGCCTCACCAGCCAGTTCGAACAGGCGGTGCGCGCGGTGTGCAACCTGCCGCTGGGCTCGGTGGAGGTGGTGCGGCACGCGGCCATCGTCAACCTGCTGGGCGACCTGTGGCTGCGCGAGGGCGGGCCGAAGTTCGAGTCCGTGCTGGCCATGCCGGGCGTCCGGCTGCACCTGTATGGCAAGCGCGAGGCGCGCAAGGGCCGGAAGATGGGCCACCTGTCCGCCGTGGGCACCACGCCCGAAGAGGCGCTGGCCCGCATCAAGGCCGCCCGCCAGGCCCTGGGAGCGTGA
- the cglC gene encoding adventurous gliding motility lipoprotein CglC, whose protein sequence is MSARLALLMAATLLCGGCEIRSDIGKRCTLVRKATAEEMAAEPERGKTRPIQYTELKPGQDFISFGMTECEDLVCVRDTSYSEPPEADGLARGYCSKSCQVDATQNDCVVNASDAEASVKDRMVCRALLLDEEAMTDMRVNDPVAYRNTFGDNNSPYFCAGAVESATN, encoded by the coding sequence ATGTCTGCGCGTCTGGCTCTTCTGATGGCTGCGACCCTGCTGTGTGGCGGGTGCGAGATCAGGTCCGATATCGGGAAGCGGTGTACGCTGGTGCGCAAGGCCACCGCCGAGGAGATGGCGGCAGAGCCCGAGCGCGGCAAGACCCGGCCCATCCAGTATACCGAGCTGAAGCCGGGCCAGGACTTCATCTCCTTCGGCATGACGGAGTGTGAGGATCTCGTCTGCGTGCGGGACACCAGCTACTCGGAGCCCCCCGAGGCCGACGGCCTGGCCCGGGGCTACTGCAGCAAGTCGTGCCAGGTGGACGCCACCCAGAACGACTGCGTGGTCAATGCCTCGGACGCGGAGGCGAGCGTGAAGGATCGCATGGTCTGCCGCGCCCTGCTGCTGGATGAGGAGGCGATGACCGACATGCGCGTGAACGACCCGGTCGCCTACCGCAACACGTTCGGCGACAACAACTCGCCCTACTTCTGCGCCGGCGCCGTCGAGTCCGCGACCAACTGA
- a CDS encoding outer membrane beta-barrel domain-containing protein, protein MKRLQAILLALCLAPVSALAQNQQDPGLGLDLSGDPNKPQEETETNAETPAEEPPPLPSTVAETPPDEPLSPAERDVTLDDRVKSVQRKVYLKKNRFELAPFITLSVNDPYYTKVGAAVRGAYYLADTLALAGRVSVMQVLPEDDVRIAKSTFGSRIFYSVPQWSAMGDVEWSPLYGKVAFLNSILHFDAYLLGGMGVVNTKVSKARGGPSLAADLGLGLRFVARDYLAVNVAVINTSYVDQPLNSSKGATQNIMTLNAGISVFFPLKSTGRESE, encoded by the coding sequence GTGAAACGCCTCCAGGCCATTCTGCTCGCGCTGTGCCTCGCGCCAGTGTCGGCACTTGCCCAGAACCAGCAAGACCCGGGGCTCGGACTCGATCTGAGCGGTGATCCCAACAAGCCGCAGGAAGAGACCGAGACGAACGCGGAGACGCCCGCGGAGGAGCCGCCCCCGCTGCCCTCCACGGTCGCGGAGACGCCCCCCGACGAACCCCTCTCTCCGGCCGAGCGCGACGTCACGCTCGATGACCGTGTGAAGAGCGTCCAGCGCAAGGTGTACCTCAAGAAGAACCGCTTCGAGCTGGCACCCTTCATCACCCTGTCGGTGAACGATCCGTACTACACGAAGGTGGGCGCCGCGGTGCGTGGGGCGTACTACCTGGCGGACACGCTGGCCCTGGCCGGGCGCGTCTCCGTGATGCAGGTGCTGCCCGAGGACGATGTGCGCATCGCCAAGAGCACCTTCGGCAGCCGCATCTTCTACTCGGTGCCCCAGTGGTCGGCCATGGGTGACGTGGAGTGGAGCCCGCTCTACGGCAAGGTGGCCTTCCTCAACTCCATCCTCCACTTCGATGCCTACCTGCTCGGTGGCATGGGCGTGGTGAACACCAAGGTGTCCAAGGCCCGTGGTGGCCCCAGCCTCGCCGCGGACCTCGGTCTGGGCCTGCGCTTCGTGGCCCGTGACTACCTCGCGGTGAACGTGGCGGTCATCAACACGTCCTACGTGGATCAGCCCCTCAACAGCAGCAAGGGCGCCACCCAGAACATCATGACCCTCAACGCCGGTATCTCCGTCTTCTTCCCGCTGAAGTCGACCGGTCGGGAGTCCGAATGA
- a CDS encoding outer membrane beta-barrel domain-containing protein, with protein sequence MKTAARRLLLALCLAPVSALAQEAAPAPAAPAAPAPAAKPAPSASSGSSEQEAGDVSEVDKDRLGPLRDRVSPVSGHLFLKKGRLELSPSATLSVKDAFFTKYILGGVLTYHPTETLGLSLRAGYAIPTVAGAAQICTFSDEGGTATRGCRKPAFADLNGSAPGQLTLTGGLDVQWAPIYGKISLLAEQFVHFDLYGIAGASAVQYIGPTKTAEFTAGGNVGVGMRFFLNRWMTLRTEFRDLIYVEKARNPSTTLRNQLLFELGLSFFFPSANPES encoded by the coding sequence ATGAAGACCGCCGCCCGTCGTCTGTTGCTCGCGCTCTGTCTGGCGCCCGTGTCCGCCCTGGCCCAGGAGGCGGCGCCCGCGCCCGCGGCTCCCGCCGCTCCCGCTCCCGCCGCGAAGCCGGCACCCTCCGCCTCCTCCGGCTCCTCCGAGCAGGAGGCCGGTGACGTGTCCGAGGTGGACAAGGATCGCCTCGGGCCCCTGCGCGATCGTGTCTCGCCCGTCTCCGGCCACCTGTTCCTCAAGAAGGGCCGCCTCGAGCTCAGCCCCTCGGCCACCCTGTCCGTCAAGGATGCCTTCTTCACCAAGTACATCCTGGGCGGCGTGCTGACCTACCACCCCACGGAGACGCTGGGGCTCAGCCTGCGCGCCGGCTATGCCATCCCCACGGTGGCGGGAGCCGCGCAGATCTGCACCTTCTCCGATGAGGGTGGCACTGCCACCCGGGGTTGCCGCAAGCCCGCCTTCGCCGATCTCAATGGCTCCGCGCCCGGGCAGCTCACCCTGACGGGCGGGCTCGACGTGCAGTGGGCTCCCATCTACGGGAAGATCTCCCTGCTGGCCGAGCAGTTCGTCCACTTCGACCTGTACGGCATCGCCGGCGCCTCCGCGGTGCAGTACATCGGGCCCACCAAGACGGCGGAGTTCACCGCTGGCGGTAACGTCGGCGTGGGCATGCGCTTCTTCCTCAACCGCTGGATGACGCTGCGCACCGAGTTCCGCGACCTCATCTACGTCGAGAAGGCCCGCAACCCGTCCACCACGTTGCGCAACCAGCTCCTGTTCGAGCTGGGTCTCTCCTTCTTCTTCCCCTCTGCCAATCCCGAGTCATGA
- a CDS encoding DNA-binding transcriptional response regulator, with protein MDGQVQRRILVVDDDPTILNVWRRVLGPKWRRPALDNLEKKLFGATPPAAPPEVAFTIDTASQGMEGFQKVVSALAEGRPYNFALVDMRMPPGWDGLETILRMLEKDPQLEVAICSAFSDISREEVVKRVGRADLQWLKKPFELEVARDLAWKLSEQGVHRRQSR; from the coding sequence ATGGATGGGCAGGTTCAGCGGCGCATTCTGGTGGTGGATGATGACCCGACCATCCTGAATGTCTGGCGCAGGGTGTTGGGGCCGAAATGGCGCCGTCCCGCGCTGGACAACCTGGAGAAGAAGCTCTTCGGCGCCACCCCACCCGCCGCGCCTCCGGAAGTGGCCTTCACCATCGACACCGCCTCTCAGGGGATGGAGGGGTTCCAGAAGGTCGTCAGCGCCCTGGCGGAGGGGCGTCCCTACAACTTCGCCCTCGTCGACATGCGGATGCCGCCCGGCTGGGATGGGCTGGAGACCATCCTGCGCATGCTGGAGAAGGATCCCCAGTTGGAGGTGGCCATCTGCAGCGCCTTCTCGGACATCTCCCGGGAGGAAGTGGTCAAGCGCGTGGGCCGGGCCGATCTGCAGTGGCTCAAGAAGCCCTTCGAGCTCGAGGTCGCCCGGGATCTGGCCTGGAAGTTGAGTGAGCAGGGCGTCCATCGACGCCAGTCCCGCTAG
- a CDS encoding vWA domain-containing protein: MNKTVAFVSLAAGLALTALVLGLPHVAPPHGASPVPPPRPAAASNGSLMMTSRLSHPYITPGSSDLFVTVDITGVEVPGARRTPVNLAVVIDRSGSMSGYKLQQAKQAARHLVGLLGPEDRLAIVHYGSDVKSLPSLPATPANQERMLQFVEGIWDDGGTNIGAGLHTGRSHVAASRGDYTVNRIILLSDGQPTEGITDDAGLTEVVKGIRAEGITVSAIGVGTDFNEDLMQGFAEYGAGAYGFLEDAGQLATLFQRDLRQAATSVARGVELSFELPAGVRLGEVLGYRAHQTGRTVRVPLPDFSSGQVERVVARLTVEGTRPGSAVDVAGLKLAYKDLLKDTGVESAASLSAMVTERHEEVLARQDKDATVYATRALSAKNLKLAAEALRDGRREEAKGYVMQNQALFEKAGTVASPSAVAADLAEQQAVLQDYEQASDSESVGSAVKRTKARAMKSFGKIGSTY; this comes from the coding sequence ATGAACAAGACGGTCGCCTTCGTCTCCCTGGCCGCCGGACTCGCCCTCACCGCCCTGGTGCTGGGCCTGCCCCATGTGGCACCGCCGCACGGTGCCTCTCCCGTGCCTCCACCCAGGCCGGCGGCCGCCAGCAACGGCTCGTTGATGATGACGAGCCGGCTGTCCCACCCCTACATCACCCCGGGAAGCTCGGACCTCTTCGTCACGGTGGACATCACCGGCGTGGAGGTGCCGGGCGCCAGGCGCACCCCGGTGAACCTGGCGGTGGTCATCGACCGCTCGGGCTCCATGAGCGGCTACAAGCTGCAGCAGGCGAAGCAGGCCGCGCGCCACCTCGTGGGGTTGCTGGGACCCGAGGACCGGCTGGCCATCGTGCACTACGGCTCGGACGTGAAGAGCCTGCCGAGCCTGCCGGCCACGCCCGCCAACCAGGAGCGGATGCTCCAGTTCGTGGAGGGCATCTGGGATGACGGCGGCACCAACATCGGCGCGGGGCTGCACACGGGCCGCTCGCACGTGGCGGCCTCCCGGGGCGACTACACCGTCAACCGCATCATCCTGCTGAGCGACGGCCAGCCCACCGAGGGCATCACCGACGACGCGGGCCTCACCGAGGTGGTGAAGGGCATCCGCGCCGAGGGCATCACCGTGAGCGCCATCGGCGTGGGCACGGACTTCAACGAGGACCTGATGCAGGGCTTCGCCGAGTACGGGGCCGGGGCGTACGGCTTCCTGGAGGACGCGGGGCAGCTGGCCACGCTCTTCCAGAGGGACCTGCGGCAGGCGGCCACCAGCGTGGCGCGCGGCGTGGAGCTGTCCTTCGAGCTGCCCGCTGGGGTGAGGCTGGGCGAGGTGCTGGGCTACCGCGCGCACCAGACGGGGCGCACGGTGCGGGTGCCGCTGCCGGACTTCTCCTCGGGACAGGTGGAGCGCGTGGTGGCGCGGCTCACGGTGGAGGGCACCCGTCCGGGGAGCGCGGTGGACGTGGCGGGGCTGAAGCTGGCGTACAAGGACCTGCTGAAGGACACCGGGGTGGAGAGCGCGGCGAGCCTGTCGGCGATGGTGACGGAGCGGCACGAGGAGGTGCTGGCGCGGCAGGACAAGGACGCCACGGTGTACGCCACGCGCGCGCTGAGCGCGAAGAACCTGAAGCTGGCGGCCGAGGCCCTCCGCGACGGACGCAGGGAGGAGGCCAAGGGCTACGTGATGCAGAACCAGGCGCTCTTCGAGAAGGCGGGCACGGTGGCCAGCCCCTCGGCCGTGGCGGCGGACCTGGCCGAGCAGCAGGCGGTCCTCCAGGACTACGAGCAGGCGTCCGACAGCGAGTCGGTGGGCTCGGCGGTGAAGCGCACGAAGGCCCGGGCCATGAAGAGCTTCGGGAAGATCGGCTCCACCTACTGA
- the gltC gene encoding adventurous gliding motility protein GltC, with protein sequence MKRLLRPLCLATLGLTLAWATPSPAQSFEGLDLSQSSKKKKKKPTRKPARGKKSPAAQAQDDDSGSDSSSDASASGDTSTPGTTPADTGTASSPAAPAAPAGDAAASNPSMGLDLTAETPSAPKAAPTMSFDAVDVSGKSGDRQRLDVAISLFKNEEYEKAAMSSFEMLQDAKLAGLHLEARYVLAKSLYRMGLYHSSLGEFSKILAVGPETKFFRTSLEWLFFISRKTKNETVILDEIARYANQEFPERFRSEFHYLLARYHFVRGKALDQVGRKEDADKSFSEVKRLALLIPKTDPFYPRTKYLEGLAFFRFGNQAKNAAEKRVDINTVGAIDAMKEIVRVTRSTAGLDAEQIAFNQKLRELAFMQLARTHYGMQQNRYALFYFNKVERGTSQWLEAMFEASWANYRVGQYEQALGNLITLSSPFFREEYFPEAMILKAVIYYENCRYRESSLILQDFERTYLPVHDQLELITKKQMNASEYYGVLSDVQKKNKEGLEKSQTDVILERILRLALTDQDLKKTNDSILELEGEMDIFGEKGDTFRYSELSKQLLEGLKTQRTALIEKAGIMAKGKLETELVGLKQLLANGLRIKFETVSKEKEFLEEQLKAGGNVSVVKKYRFSVAVADDQLYWPYEGEYWRDELGTYQYTMTKGCIQRDTANRTIQASESN encoded by the coding sequence ATGAAACGTCTGCTCCGGCCTCTCTGCCTCGCCACCCTCGGGCTCACCCTGGCCTGGGCGACCCCCTCGCCCGCCCAGAGCTTCGAGGGTCTGGATCTCTCCCAGTCCTCCAAGAAGAAGAAGAAGAAGCCCACCCGCAAGCCCGCGCGCGGCAAGAAGTCCCCGGCCGCCCAGGCCCAGGACGATGACTCCGGCTCGGATTCGAGCTCGGACGCCAGCGCTTCCGGCGACACGTCCACTCCGGGCACCACCCCCGCCGACACGGGGACGGCTTCCTCTCCAGCTGCCCCGGCCGCCCCGGCCGGAGACGCGGCCGCGTCCAACCCGTCCATGGGGTTGGATCTGACGGCCGAGACCCCCAGCGCCCCCAAGGCCGCGCCCACCATGTCCTTCGACGCGGTGGACGTGTCCGGCAAGAGCGGTGATCGCCAGCGCCTGGACGTGGCCATCTCGCTCTTCAAGAACGAGGAGTACGAGAAGGCGGCGATGAGCTCCTTCGAGATGCTCCAGGACGCCAAGCTCGCCGGCCTCCACCTCGAGGCGCGCTACGTGCTGGCCAAGTCCCTCTACCGTATGGGGCTCTACCACTCGTCACTGGGCGAGTTCTCGAAGATCCTCGCCGTCGGTCCGGAGACGAAGTTCTTCCGCACCAGCCTCGAGTGGCTCTTCTTCATCAGCCGCAAGACGAAGAACGAGACCGTCATCCTGGATGAGATCGCCCGCTACGCGAACCAGGAGTTCCCCGAGCGCTTCCGCAGCGAGTTCCACTACCTGCTGGCCCGCTACCACTTCGTGCGTGGCAAGGCGCTGGACCAGGTGGGCCGCAAGGAGGACGCGGACAAGAGCTTCAGCGAGGTGAAGCGGCTGGCGCTGCTCATCCCGAAGACGGATCCGTTCTACCCGAGGACCAAGTACCTCGAGGGTCTGGCCTTCTTCCGCTTCGGCAACCAGGCCAAGAACGCCGCCGAGAAGCGCGTGGACATCAACACCGTGGGCGCCATCGACGCGATGAAGGAGATCGTCCGCGTCACCCGCTCCACGGCCGGTCTGGACGCCGAGCAGATCGCCTTCAACCAGAAGCTGCGCGAGCTGGCCTTCATGCAGCTGGCCCGTACCCACTACGGCATGCAGCAGAACCGCTACGCGCTCTTCTATTTCAACAAGGTGGAGCGCGGCACCTCGCAGTGGCTGGAGGCCATGTTCGAGGCCAGCTGGGCCAACTACCGCGTGGGCCAGTACGAGCAGGCGCTCGGCAACCTCATCACGCTCTCCTCGCCCTTCTTCCGCGAGGAGTACTTCCCCGAGGCGATGATCCTCAAGGCGGTCATCTATTACGAGAACTGCCGCTACCGCGAGTCCAGCCTCATCCTCCAGGACTTCGAGCGCACCTATCTGCCCGTGCATGATCAGCTCGAGCTGATCACCAAGAAGCAGATGAACGCGAGCGAGTACTACGGCGTGCTCTCCGACGTGCAGAAGAAGAACAAGGAAGGGCTGGAGAAGAGCCAGACGGACGTCATCCTCGAGCGCATCCTCCGGCTGGCCCTCACGGATCAGGACCTGAAGAAGACGAACGACTCCATCCTCGAGCTGGAAGGGGAGATGGACATCTTCGGGGAGAAGGGCGACACCTTCCGCTACTCCGAGCTGTCCAAGCAGCTGCTCGAGGGCCTGAAGACCCAGCGCACCGCCCTCATCGAGAAGGCCGGCATCATGGCCAAGGGCAAGCTGGAGACGGAGCTGGTCGGACTCAAGCAGCTGCTGGCCAACGGCCTGCGCATCAAGTTCGAGACCGTCTCCAAGGAGAAGGAGTTCCTCGAGGAGCAGCTCAAGGCTGGCGGCAACGTCTCCGTCGTGAAGAAGTACCGCTTCTCCGTGGCGGTGGCGGACGATCAGCTCTACTGGCCGTACGAGGGTGAGTACTGGCGCGACGAGCTGGGCACCTACCAGTACACGATGACCAAGGGCTGCATCCAGCGCGACACCGCGAACCGGACGATCCAGGCCAGCGAGAGCAACTGA
- the ybaK gene encoding Cys-tRNA(Pro) deacylase translates to MKTNAARLLDSLGVRYELREYDVDPEDLSAETVAAKVGMPPEQVFKTLVARGDRTGVLLAVVPGNGELDLKALARLSGDRKVDTVPLKELQPLTGYIRGGVTAIGGKKEYPVFVDETLELFDVISVSAGVRGTQILLTPADYLRVTKGKLGPISRDKA, encoded by the coding sequence ATGAAGACGAACGCGGCACGGCTGCTGGACTCGCTCGGCGTCCGCTACGAGCTGCGCGAGTACGACGTGGACCCGGAGGACCTCTCCGCCGAGACGGTGGCCGCCAAGGTCGGAATGCCTCCGGAGCAGGTGTTCAAGACGCTCGTGGCCCGGGGGGACCGGACCGGCGTGCTCCTCGCCGTGGTGCCGGGCAACGGCGAGCTGGATCTCAAGGCGCTGGCGCGGCTGAGCGGGGACCGGAAGGTGGACACGGTGCCGCTCAAGGAGCTCCAGCCGCTCACGGGCTACATCCGCGGCGGCGTCACGGCCATTGGCGGCAAGAAGGAATACCCCGTGTTCGTGGACGAGACGCTCGAGCTGTTCGACGTCATCTCCGTGTCCGCGGGCGTGCGGGGCACGCAGATCCTCCTGACTCCCGCGGACTACCTGCGCGTCACGAAGGGCAAGCTCGGGCCCATCTCCCGCGACAAGGCGTAG
- the purE gene encoding 5-(carboxyamino)imidazole ribonucleotide mutase, with the protein MGGKSDLEHLRPGIDVLKELGIPHEVRVVSAHRTPDWMMQYAETAESRGLSVIIAAAGGAAHLPGMVASKTLLPVLGVPIPATVLNGFDALMSIVQMPKGVPVGTMAIGKPGAINAALYAASILSLKYPELRPRLGAWRQARTDEVLRDRELA; encoded by the coding sequence ATGGGCGGCAAGAGTGACCTGGAGCACCTGCGCCCTGGCATCGACGTGCTGAAGGAGCTGGGCATCCCGCACGAGGTGCGGGTGGTGTCGGCCCATCGCACACCGGACTGGATGATGCAGTACGCGGAGACGGCCGAGTCGCGCGGGCTGTCCGTCATCATCGCGGCGGCGGGGGGCGCGGCCCACCTGCCCGGCATGGTGGCCAGCAAGACGCTGCTGCCGGTGCTCGGCGTGCCCATCCCCGCCACGGTGCTCAACGGCTTCGACGCGCTGATGTCCATCGTCCAAATGCCCAAGGGCGTCCCGGTGGGCACCATGGCCATCGGCAAGCCGGGGGCCATCAACGCCGCGCTGTACGCCGCCTCCATCCTGTCCCTCAAATACCCGGAGCTGCGCCCCAGGCTGGGCGCCTGGCGTCAGGCCCGCACCGACGAGGTGCTCCGGGATCGGGAGCTCGCATGA
- the plsX gene encoding phosphate acyltransferase PlsX, whose protein sequence is MATKLVTIAFDVMGSDHGPAEVVRGAAQLSLESPHIHTLLVGDRAVIDNALAETKHNGERISVQHASEQISMTEKPGEALARKPDASVSVAARLVAEGEADALVSAGNTGACVLSCARHFQLLPGVRRAALASVYPTRARHGDKDDPFSLILDVGATVEATADDLVTFAVMGSAYARIISRNENPKVALLSNGTEPNKGPRQVVEAHARLASLPGLQFIGNVEGVDIPKGTADVVVTDGFVGNVCLKMLEGVHETVVELAQYAYKESLRWRAGLAMLSGGIQRIKDITDWEQYGGAPVLGFDRIFIKAHGRSRSRAIANAGKVAAKAVSHELGKAIQQGLAR, encoded by the coding sequence ATGGCCACCAAGCTCGTCACCATTGCGTTCGACGTGATGGGGAGCGACCACGGCCCCGCGGAGGTAGTCAGGGGGGCCGCGCAGCTCTCATTGGAATCACCGCACATCCACACGTTGCTCGTGGGGGACAGGGCCGTCATCGACAACGCGCTCGCGGAGACGAAGCACAACGGCGAGCGCATCTCCGTGCAGCACGCCTCCGAGCAGATCTCCATGACCGAGAAGCCTGGTGAGGCGCTGGCGCGCAAGCCGGATGCGTCCGTGTCGGTGGCGGCGCGGCTGGTGGCCGAGGGCGAGGCGGACGCGCTCGTGTCGGCCGGCAACACGGGGGCGTGCGTGCTGTCGTGTGCCCGCCACTTCCAGCTGCTGCCGGGAGTGCGGCGCGCGGCGCTGGCGTCGGTGTACCCGACGCGCGCGCGCCACGGTGACAAGGATGATCCGTTCTCGCTCATCCTCGACGTGGGAGCCACGGTGGAGGCCACCGCGGACGACCTGGTGACATTCGCGGTGATGGGGTCGGCGTACGCGCGCATCATCTCGCGCAACGAGAATCCCAAGGTGGCGCTGCTCTCCAATGGCACCGAGCCCAACAAGGGGCCGCGCCAGGTGGTGGAGGCGCACGCGCGGCTGGCGAGCCTGCCCGGACTCCAGTTCATCGGGAACGTGGAGGGCGTGGACATCCCCAAGGGCACGGCGGACGTGGTGGTGACGGACGGCTTCGTCGGCAACGTGTGCCTGAAGATGTTGGAGGGAGTGCACGAGACGGTGGTGGAGCTGGCTCAGTACGCGTACAAGGAGAGCCTGCGCTGGAGGGCCGGTCTGGCGATGCTGTCCGGTGGCATCCAGCGCATCAAGGACATCACCGACTGGGAGCAATACGGGGGAGCACCGGTGCTGGGGTTCGATCGCATCTTCATCAAGGCCCACGGACGCTCGCGCTCCCGGGCCATCGCCAACGCGGGCAAGGTGGCCGCCAAGGCGGTGTCCCATGAGCTGGGCAAGGCCATCCAGCAGGGTCTGGCGCGGTGA
- a CDS encoding phosphatase domain-containing protein produces MSLPDRIDPRPPRRIYRWDLDKTYLQTEFDSLRDLLRTAFQKAHEKQAVPGASALIRELAANGDSRLCIVSGSPKQMRSVLEEKLKLDGVVWDEFVLKDNVGNLMRGRFRALRGQVGYKLPAILESRANAPVEAEEVLFGDDAEADAFIYSLYADMIAGRVDERVLNQILAAAAVYPDEAERVRTAWKKIPVSDPVRRIFIHLDRLTPPAHFSNYGPRVVPIFNYFQAALVLLADGHLTAPQVIKIAVEMVQTAGHNIITLSNSFQDLLRRGLPLQQAAAALVQALEGPNALLQALRPVPDIISAFTKRLAALGTPPPPPPVQAVDYLDLIHHALPRTHKARKTH; encoded by the coding sequence GTGAGCCTGCCGGACCGCATCGATCCCAGGCCCCCGCGGCGCATCTACCGCTGGGACCTGGACAAGACGTACCTGCAGACGGAGTTCGACTCGCTCCGGGATCTGCTGCGCACGGCCTTCCAGAAGGCCCACGAGAAGCAGGCCGTGCCAGGTGCGTCCGCGCTCATCCGCGAGCTGGCGGCCAACGGAGACTCGCGGCTGTGCATCGTCTCCGGAAGCCCCAAGCAGATGCGCTCGGTGCTGGAGGAGAAGCTCAAGCTGGACGGGGTGGTGTGGGACGAGTTCGTCCTCAAGGACAACGTGGGCAACCTGATGCGCGGGCGCTTCCGGGCGCTGCGGGGACAGGTGGGCTACAAGCTGCCCGCCATCCTGGAGAGCCGCGCCAACGCGCCCGTGGAGGCCGAGGAGGTGCTCTTCGGGGATGATGCCGAGGCGGATGCCTTCATCTACTCGCTCTACGCGGACATGATCGCCGGGCGCGTGGACGAGCGGGTGCTGAATCAGATCCTCGCGGCGGCCGCAGTGTACCCGGACGAGGCCGAGCGGGTGCGCACCGCGTGGAAGAAGATTCCGGTGTCGGATCCGGTGCGGCGCATCTTCATCCACCTGGATCGGCTGACGCCGCCGGCGCACTTCTCCAACTACGGCCCTCGCGTGGTGCCCATCTTCAACTACTTCCAGGCCGCGCTGGTGCTGCTGGCCGACGGGCACCTGACGGCCCCGCAGGTCATCAAGATCGCCGTGGAGATGGTGCAGACGGCAGGGCACAACATCATCACGCTGTCCAACTCGTTCCAGGACCTGCTGCGCCGGGGTCTGCCGCTGCAGCAGGCGGCCGCGGCGCTGGTGCAGGCGCTGGAGGGGCCCAACGCGCTCCTCCAGGCGCTGCGGCCGGTGCCGGACATCATCTCGGCGTTCACCAAGCGGCTCGCCGCGCTGGGGACGCCGCCGCCCCCGCCGCCGGTGCAGGCGGTGGACTACCTGGACCTCATCCACCACGCGCTCCCCCGGACGCACAAGGCGCGGAAGACCCATTAG